The following proteins come from a genomic window of Macaca thibetana thibetana isolate TM-01 chromosome 15, ASM2454274v1, whole genome shotgun sequence:
- the ZBTB26 gene encoding zinc finger and BTB domain-containing protein 26, whose translation MSERSDLLHFKFENYGDSMLQKMNKLREENKFCDVTVLIDDIEVQGHKIVFAAGSPFLRDQFLLNDSREVKISILQSSEVGRQLLLSCYSGVLEFPEMELVNYLTAASFLQMSHIVERCTQALWKFIKPKQPMDSKEGCEPQSASPQSKEQQGDARGSPKQDSPCIHPSEDSMDMEDSDIQIVKVESIGDVSEVRSKKDQNQFISSEPTALHSSEPQHSLINSTVENRVSEIEQNHLHNYALSYTGSDNIIMASKDVFGPNIRGVDKGLQWHHQCPKCTRVFRHLENYANHLKMHKLFMCLLCGKTFTQKGNLHRHMRVHAGIKPFQCKICGKTFSQKCSLQDHLNLHSGDKPHKCNYCDMVFAHKPVLRKHLKQLHGKNSFDNANERNVQDLTVDFDSFACTTVTDSKGCQPQPDATQVLDAGKLAQAVLNLRNDSTCVN comes from the coding sequence ATGTCTGAAAGATCAGATCTCCTTCACTTCAAGTTTGAAAATTATGGAGATTCAATgttacaaaaaatgaacaaattaagaGAAGAGAATAAATTTTGTGATGTTACAGTTCTCATAGATGATATTGAGGTACAGGGACATAAAATTGTGTTTGCTGCAGGTTCCCCCTTCTTAAGAGACCAATTTTTACTGAATGATTCCAGAGAGGTGAAAATCTCCATATTACAGAGTTCCGAAGTGGGGAGACAATTGCTCTTATCCTGTTATAGTGGTGTGCTGGAATTCCCTGAGATGGAACTGGTAAATTACTTGACTGCTGCAAGTTTTCTTCAGATGAGCCACATTGTAGAACGGTGCACACAGGCCCTGTGGAAGTTTATAAAGCCAAAACAACCAATGGATAGTAAAGAGGGATGTGAACCACAGAGTGCTTCTCCCCAGTCAAAAGAACAACAGGGAGATGCCAGAGGCTCCCCAAAGCAGGACTCACCTTGTATTCATCCATCTGAAGACAGTATGGATATGGAGGACAGTGATATTCAGATTGTTAAGGTAGAATCTATTGGGGATGTATCAGAGGTTAGAAGTAAAAAAGATCAGAACCAGTTTATTTCTTCTGAACCCACTGCTTTACATTCATCAGAGCCCCAGCACTCCCTGATAAATTCAACTGTGGAAAACAGAGTAAGTGAAATAGAACAAAACCATCTCCACAATTATGCCCTTTCTTATACAGGCAGTGATAACATCATCATGGCCTCAAAAGATGTCTTTGGCCCTAATATTCGAGGTGTAGACAAAGGCCTACAGTGGCATCACCAATGCCCAAAGTGTACCAGGGTGTTTCGTCACCTGGAGAACTAcgccaaccatttaaaaatgcacaaactCTTTATGTGTCTACTCTGCGGCAAGACTTTTACTCAGAAAGGCAACCTTCATCGACACATGCGTGTGCATGCCGGAATTAAACCTTTCCAGTGTAAAATCTGTGGGAAAACCTTTTCTCAGAAGTGTTCCTTACAGGATCATCTTAACCTTCACAGTGGAGATAAGCCCCATAAGTGTAACTATTGTGATATGGTTTTTGCACATAAACCAGTTTTGAGGAAACACCTTAAACAGCTGCATGGCAAAAACAGCTTTGATAATGCCAATGAGAGAAATGTACAAGACCTCACAGTGGATTTTGATTCTTTTGCATGTACAACAGTCACAGACTCTAAAGGGTGTCAGCCACAACCCGATGCAACACAGGTCCTGGATGCAGGTAAACTGGCCCAAGCTGTCCTGAACTTAAGAAATGATAGTACTTGTGTGAATTGA